Proteins from a single region of Bdellovibrio bacteriovorus:
- a CDS encoding carbon-nitrogen hydrolase family protein — MSAAELVIANVQMTSIDDVDTNLMQMESLLERVFEKHQPRLVTFPENCLYLRLTEGEKIPGFELSHSLFSRLSELSVQYKTYLHLGSVPLLIEGHLYNSSVLITPSGQVQPTYQKMHLFDIQLEGQKAIRESDAFRHGQKPNILEVDGWRVGEAICYDVRFAELFSQYARKEVDLILVPAAFLVKTGEAHWNILLRARAIESQSYVVASAQGGTHRGVRGGTRETYGHSISIDPWGNILGEITQSGPGFVINTLSRQQIENVRKQIPMKYHRRLPVG, encoded by the coding sequence ATGTCTGCCGCCGAATTGGTTATTGCAAATGTGCAGATGACGTCTATTGACGACGTCGATACCAATTTGATGCAAATGGAATCCCTGCTTGAAAGGGTTTTTGAAAAACACCAACCACGCTTAGTCACTTTTCCGGAAAACTGCCTTTACCTGCGGTTGACAGAAGGTGAAAAAATACCTGGATTTGAACTTTCTCATTCGTTGTTTTCCCGCCTTTCTGAATTATCTGTACAATATAAAACCTATCTTCACTTGGGCTCGGTGCCTTTGTTGATCGAAGGACATTTGTACAATTCGTCAGTCTTAATCACTCCCTCCGGACAAGTGCAGCCCACTTATCAAAAGATGCATCTGTTTGATATTCAGCTGGAGGGGCAAAAAGCCATTCGTGAATCCGATGCTTTTCGCCATGGGCAAAAGCCAAATATTTTAGAGGTCGATGGTTGGCGCGTGGGCGAAGCGATTTGTTATGACGTGCGCTTTGCCGAATTATTTTCTCAATATGCTCGCAAAGAAGTGGATTTGATTTTGGTGCCGGCAGCCTTTTTAGTAAAAACAGGTGAGGCCCACTGGAATATCTTACTGCGTGCACGTGCGATTGAGAGTCAGTCTTATGTTGTTGCCAGTGCCCAAGGTGGAACTCACCGAGGTGTTAGGGGCGGCACGCGAGAGACTTACGGTCATTCAATCAGTATTGATCCTTGGGGCAATATCCTGGGCGAAATCACGCAAAGCGGGCCGGGGTTTGTGATCAATACTTTATCGCGCCAACAGATTGAAAATGTGCGCAAACAAATCCCCATGAAATATCACCGCCGTCTGCCGGTGGGATGA
- a CDS encoding THUMP domain-containing class I SAM-dependent RNA methyltransferase — protein MPEFFASTARGLVEPLEQELKDLGLKVTDKYIGGVFFEGPWEDCYKANLHSRLASRILKPILDFTAYQPEELYNQILRHDFTKYIKPTQTISIDASVSESMMRDQRFVAMKVKDAIVDQFRDKYGVRPDVDNENASLRINVRVIKNQFNVAIDTSGESLFKRGYRTETGEAPLKENLAAGLLKVTEWDGNSPLVDFMCGSGTFLIEAAMMAMNIAPGINRKRFGFQNWLNFDKATWENVVQMAMDSEKTELPFKFYGFDIDSKVIRTAKENARNAGVDGVIEFKKESVATVEPPVEKGMIVVNPPYGARIGDEDNLRDVYRDLSFTLKHRFKGWDAWILSGNKDLIADLKLKSTKKHFVFNGNIECRFLKYSMF, from the coding sequence ATGCCAGAATTTTTCGCCTCCACAGCCCGTGGATTAGTTGAACCTCTTGAACAAGAACTTAAAGATTTAGGTCTTAAGGTCACTGATAAATATATCGGAGGAGTGTTCTTTGAAGGGCCTTGGGAAGACTGCTACAAAGCCAATCTTCACTCTCGCTTAGCCAGCCGTATCTTAAAACCGATTTTAGATTTCACCGCCTACCAGCCTGAAGAACTTTATAACCAAATTCTTCGCCATGATTTTACGAAATACATTAAACCAACACAAACGATCTCTATCGATGCATCGGTGTCTGAATCAATGATGCGGGACCAACGTTTTGTGGCGATGAAGGTGAAAGACGCCATCGTGGATCAATTCCGTGATAAATATGGTGTGCGCCCGGATGTAGATAACGAAAACGCTTCTTTGCGCATCAACGTGCGCGTGATTAAAAATCAATTCAACGTGGCGATTGACACTTCAGGTGAAAGCTTATTTAAGCGCGGCTATCGCACGGAAACTGGTGAAGCGCCGCTGAAAGAAAATCTGGCGGCCGGACTTTTAAAAGTCACCGAATGGGATGGAAATTCTCCGTTAGTGGATTTCATGTGTGGTTCGGGAACTTTCTTGATTGAAGCCGCGATGATGGCCATGAATATTGCCCCGGGTATCAACCGCAAACGTTTTGGTTTCCAAAACTGGTTGAATTTTGACAAAGCCACTTGGGAAAATGTCGTGCAAATGGCGATGGATTCCGAAAAAACAGAGTTGCCGTTTAAGTTTTACGGTTTTGATATTGATTCTAAGGTCATCCGTACGGCTAAAGAAAACGCTCGCAATGCGGGTGTTGATGGTGTGATCGAGTTTAAAAAAGAATCGGTGGCGACTGTCGAGCCACCCGTTGAAAAAGGCATGATCGTGGTGAATCCTCCTTATGGCGCGCGTATCGGGGATGAAGACAATCTTCGCGACGTGTATCGTGATCTGAGCTTTACTTTGAAGCACAGATTCAAAGGCTGGGATGCTTGGATTCTTTCGGGCAACAAAGATCTCATCGCGGACCTAAAGTTGAAATCAACGAAGAAGCATTTCGTATTTAATGGGAACATTGAATGCCGTTTCTTAAAGTACTCAATGTTTTAG
- the infA gene encoding translation initiation factor IF-1, producing the protein MAKDDLVQIDGKVIDALAGGLYKIELDNKAIINAKLCGKMRRFNIRVVVGDRVSVGVSPYDPTHGLIMFRHK; encoded by the coding sequence ATGGCAAAAGACGATTTAGTACAAATTGATGGTAAAGTGATCGACGCCCTTGCGGGTGGACTCTATAAGATCGAACTGGATAATAAAGCGATTATCAACGCAAAACTTTGCGGAAAAATGAGACGCTTTAATATTCGTGTGGTCGTGGGCGACCGAGTGAGCGTAGGGGTTTCTCCTTACGACCCAACTCATGGTCTGATCATGTTCCGTCATAAATAA
- the lpxD gene encoding UDP-3-O-(3-hydroxymyristoyl)glucosamine N-acyltransferase encodes MITAEILKELNSSDLQYVSGPLQAVATSVLPPELSTKDTLVFVGKAPQLEAALKAQSPIIVAHKSLTLPTDSSATFFSTGSVQLAMAAILPLFDGKMNRFNQATKIHPTAVVHETAHIGTGTILGPYVVIGEHAKIGDHCTIGAHTVIETYADIGAHTLLHPQVFIGAHCVLGTHCEIHPHTTIGADGFSFAQTKEGTHKKIPQIGRVVIGNYVEMGANCAVDRAALTETRIGDGTKFDNFVHIAHNSVIGKDCVLAAAFKMAGSSSMGNNGMAGGNVDIADHVHIGDRVILAGRTGVTKDMEGPGAFGGYPAEPLRDSLKTLANLTNLTRLRKDMARVLKHLGLNAEE; translated from the coding sequence ATGATCACAGCAGAAATTCTTAAAGAACTAAATTCGTCCGATCTTCAATATGTATCGGGTCCACTTCAAGCGGTAGCAACCTCGGTTCTCCCTCCTGAACTCTCTACCAAGGACACGCTCGTCTTTGTCGGCAAAGCGCCCCAGCTGGAAGCCGCACTTAAAGCGCAGTCTCCTATTATCGTGGCTCATAAAAGTCTGACTCTTCCGACAGATTCTTCTGCGACCTTTTTTTCAACAGGATCCGTGCAACTGGCAATGGCGGCAATCTTGCCACTGTTTGACGGAAAAATGAATCGCTTCAATCAAGCCACCAAAATTCACCCCACCGCCGTGGTTCACGAAACCGCCCACATCGGCACGGGAACTATTTTGGGACCTTATGTGGTGATCGGTGAACACGCCAAAATCGGCGATCACTGCACCATCGGCGCACACACGGTGATTGAAACTTACGCTGATATCGGGGCGCACACTTTGTTGCACCCGCAGGTTTTTATTGGCGCGCACTGCGTTTTGGGAACTCACTGCGAAATTCATCCGCACACCACGATCGGTGCTGATGGTTTTTCTTTTGCTCAAACCAAAGAAGGCACTCACAAAAAAATCCCGCAGATCGGTCGCGTGGTAATAGGTAACTATGTCGAGATGGGCGCCAACTGTGCGGTGGATCGCGCAGCTCTCACTGAAACTCGCATCGGCGACGGCACCAAATTCGACAACTTCGTCCACATTGCGCACAACTCGGTGATCGGTAAGGACTGCGTGCTGGCAGCAGCATTTAAAATGGCGGGTTCTAGCAGTATGGGCAATAACGGCATGGCGGGCGGCAACGTTGATATTGCCGACCACGTTCACATTGGCGACAGAGTCATTTTAGCTGGCCGCACAGGAGTCACTAAAGATATGGAAGGCCCGGGAGCTTTTGGCGGCTATCCTGCCGAGCCGCTGCGTGATTCGTTAAAAACACTTGCTAACTTGACGAACCTAACCCGCTTACGTAAAGACATGGCCAGAGTACTTAAACACCTGGGCCTCAACGCCGAAGAATAG
- a CDS encoding electron transfer flavoprotein-ubiquinone oxidoreductase yields the protein MSTYNDLPEGVTRETMDVDVLIVGGGSAGLSCALHLQNQIQKHNEDVAAGKKQGEQIPEQMIVVLEKASEVGAHSFSGAVLNPKALRELVPNFKEEGCPIESEVKKDAVYYLGSDYSFKMPITPPPFHNDGNYIVSVSKLNRWLASKCEEKGVNIFPGFAAVEALYEGDKIVGVRTGDKGRDKNGKPKANFEPGLILKSKVVIFAEGTRGSLFRQVEKKLNLRAGKNPEVFEEGVKEIIQMPPGTVEAGQVIHTMGFPLSKSIGGTFIYTLPGDKIIVGLVAYLDTNDPLLDPHRELQKLKTHPFLQDMLKGGKVIAYGGKTLPAGGWYSMPKLYGDGFMVCGDSASMVDVQKLKGIHLAMKSGMQAAETVIDGLMKGGDFTEAVTSGYEKRIESGFVKTDLYRVRNFHQALSKGMVAGMPLIALQEATGGRGLHDPMPIGHRDAETTEKVVDVWGPYGLDHEENRLPKPDGQLFFDKLSSVYLTGTMHDEDSPNHLILKDGDICRSVCEPNYKSPCNHFCPANVYEMVDSTKEAGKKDLQINYTNCIHCKTCDIKCPFENIEWTVPEGGGGPQYRET from the coding sequence ATGTCTACATACAATGATCTTCCAGAAGGTGTGACTCGCGAAACGATGGATGTTGATGTCCTGATCGTGGGTGGTGGTTCCGCCGGTTTGTCTTGCGCTTTGCATTTGCAAAACCAAATTCAAAAACACAACGAAGATGTCGCCGCTGGAAAAAAACAAGGCGAACAAATCCCCGAGCAAATGATCGTTGTTTTAGAGAAAGCTTCTGAAGTGGGCGCGCACAGTTTTTCTGGTGCGGTTTTAAATCCGAAAGCTTTAAGAGAGCTTGTGCCAAACTTTAAAGAAGAAGGCTGCCCGATTGAGTCGGAAGTAAAAAAGGATGCGGTTTATTATCTAGGTTCTGATTACTCTTTCAAAATGCCAATCACGCCACCGCCGTTTCATAACGACGGGAACTATATTGTGTCTGTCAGCAAATTAAATCGCTGGTTGGCTTCAAAGTGTGAAGAAAAAGGCGTTAATATTTTTCCAGGCTTTGCGGCGGTTGAAGCTTTGTATGAAGGTGACAAAATTGTCGGTGTTCGCACTGGCGACAAAGGCCGTGATAAAAATGGTAAACCGAAGGCGAACTTTGAGCCGGGTTTGATTTTAAAATCAAAAGTCGTGATCTTTGCCGAAGGAACTCGTGGTTCACTTTTCCGCCAAGTGGAAAAGAAATTAAACTTGCGTGCCGGTAAAAATCCAGAAGTGTTCGAAGAAGGCGTGAAAGAAATCATCCAGATGCCACCGGGCACCGTAGAAGCGGGCCAAGTGATTCACACAATGGGCTTCCCATTGTCTAAGTCTATTGGTGGTACTTTCATTTACACTTTGCCAGGCGATAAAATCATCGTGGGCTTAGTGGCGTACCTTGACACGAATGATCCTTTACTTGATCCACATCGTGAATTGCAAAAGTTAAAAACTCATCCGTTCTTACAAGACATGCTTAAAGGCGGAAAAGTGATCGCTTATGGCGGTAAAACCTTGCCTGCGGGTGGCTGGTATTCAATGCCAAAACTTTATGGCGATGGCTTTATGGTTTGCGGGGATTCTGCCAGCATGGTGGATGTGCAAAAGCTTAAAGGAATTCATTTAGCAATGAAGTCCGGTATGCAAGCCGCAGAAACGGTGATTGATGGCTTAATGAAGGGCGGCGACTTTACGGAAGCCGTGACCTCGGGGTACGAAAAACGTATTGAGAGCGGCTTCGTTAAGACGGACCTTTACCGCGTTCGTAACTTCCACCAAGCGCTGAGCAAGGGGATGGTTGCGGGAATGCCTTTGATCGCTTTGCAAGAGGCCACAGGGGGCCGTGGTTTGCATGATCCTATGCCGATTGGGCATCGGGATGCTGAAACCACTGAAAAAGTGGTTGATGTGTGGGGGCCCTATGGGCTTGATCACGAGGAAAACCGTCTGCCTAAGCCGGATGGGCAGTTGTTCTTTGATAAGCTTTCTAGCGTCTATTTGACGGGGACCATGCATGATGAGGACTCTCCGAACCATTTAATCCTTAAAGACGGGGATATCTGCCGTTCGGTATGTGAGCCTAATTACAAATCTCCGTGCAACCACTTCTGCCCGGCCAATGTATACGAGATGGTGGACTCCACTAAAGAAGCCGGTAAGAAGGACTTACAAATTAACTATACCAACTGTATTCACTGTAAGACTTGTGATATCAAGTGCCCATTCGAAAACATCGAGTGGACGGTTCCCGAAGGCGGGGGCGGCCCTCAATATCGTGAAACTTAG
- a CDS encoding helix-hairpin-helix domain-containing protein — translation MDQALQSYLARIAPTVSAKSAQAVIELAAEGATVPFIARYRKEKTGNLDEVQIRAVMEGHETYNEIVKRKAFLIKEIGEQNNLTADIQKRIELSWDLGELEEIYKPFKKKKKTKATIAREAGLEPLANWIWDMGHGKIKDDQTMEMKAKGFLNPTAKIVTYEEALKGAQDIIVEKIANDAELRAMITKNYHEKGRVVAKAAKGFKPNSKYDMYKEFEEPVKPLFDAKNNHRYLAMRRGWQEEELALDIKADDEENLKAYEKFATSTPDNAIGDYLKQSARLALNVYVLPSVVNEVHRMLKEKADTDAITVFAENVRKLLLGSPYGAKCVLGVDPGLRTGCKIALIDKSGAFISHTVLYTLGDDAERKAKALFGEVLKQIQIEAIAVGNGTAGRETESFIRKILKDLGKNIPVVMVSESGASVYSASEAAREEFPDLDVTVKGAISIARRLQDPLAELVKVDPKAIGVGQYQHDVNQSQLKKSLEAVVESCVNNVGVDVNTASAALLSHVAGIGPALAKGIVEARKKTLFSDRQELLKVPKFSAKVFEQAAGFLRIPASKQVLDSTGIHPERYQAVTDMAKDLGVSLSEIIGEGAKKLVAQRTKWAQLVGEFTFDDIVKELEKPGRDPRDPFKVFQFRDDIMEVKDLKEGMVCPGIVTNVTNFGAFVDIGVHQDGLVHISALSHKFVDDPRKVVNPGDHVMVKVLKVDTVKNQISLTMKMEDAPEASAPRGERRPDQRNAGGPRPQGGRPGQGGPRGERDRDNRGGAPGGKPPGNPFNNPFAALLNVNNTNKK, via the coding sequence ATGGATCAGGCTCTTCAGAGTTATTTGGCACGTATTGCTCCCACAGTTTCCGCAAAGTCAGCACAAGCCGTGATTGAACTTGCCGCGGAAGGAGCAACGGTTCCCTTCATCGCACGTTATCGTAAAGAAAAAACGGGGAACTTGGACGAAGTTCAAATTCGCGCCGTGATGGAAGGTCATGAGACCTACAACGAAATCGTGAAGCGCAAGGCTTTCTTAATCAAAGAAATCGGCGAACAGAACAATCTGACCGCAGATATCCAAAAGCGCATCGAACTTTCCTGGGATCTGGGAGAGCTTGAAGAGATCTACAAGCCGTTCAAGAAAAAGAAAAAAACCAAAGCGACTATCGCGCGCGAAGCGGGATTGGAACCTTTGGCGAACTGGATCTGGGATATGGGCCATGGCAAGATCAAAGACGATCAAACTATGGAAATGAAAGCCAAGGGCTTCCTAAATCCGACAGCCAAAATTGTGACTTACGAAGAAGCGCTTAAAGGGGCTCAAGATATTATCGTCGAAAAAATCGCCAATGATGCGGAACTTCGCGCGATGATCACAAAAAATTATCATGAAAAAGGCCGCGTGGTGGCCAAAGCCGCGAAAGGCTTTAAACCAAATTCGAAGTACGACATGTACAAAGAATTTGAAGAGCCCGTAAAACCTCTTTTTGATGCTAAAAACAATCATCGCTATTTAGCGATGCGCCGTGGATGGCAAGAAGAAGAGTTGGCTTTGGATATCAAAGCTGATGACGAAGAAAATTTAAAAGCTTACGAAAAATTTGCGACTTCGACTCCGGACAATGCGATTGGGGATTATTTGAAACAATCGGCGCGTTTGGCGTTGAATGTTTATGTTCTTCCGTCTGTGGTGAATGAAGTTCACCGGATGTTAAAGGAAAAAGCAGACACAGATGCGATCACCGTTTTTGCGGAAAATGTGCGTAAGCTGTTGTTGGGTTCCCCTTACGGCGCGAAGTGCGTTTTGGGTGTGGACCCGGGTCTTCGCACGGGTTGTAAGATTGCTTTGATTGATAAATCAGGTGCTTTTATTTCTCACACCGTTTTGTACACTTTGGGGGATGACGCTGAAAGAAAAGCGAAGGCTCTTTTCGGTGAAGTTTTAAAACAAATCCAAATCGAAGCCATCGCGGTGGGTAACGGAACGGCAGGACGTGAGACTGAAAGTTTCATCCGTAAAATCCTTAAAGACTTGGGTAAGAACATCCCGGTGGTGATGGTTTCAGAATCAGGCGCGTCGGTGTATTCGGCTTCTGAAGCGGCTCGTGAAGAGTTCCCGGATCTGGACGTTACGGTCAAAGGGGCCATCTCGATCGCGCGTCGTTTGCAAGATCCTTTGGCCGAGCTTGTAAAAGTAGATCCAAAGGCGATCGGTGTTGGTCAATACCAGCATGACGTGAATCAATCGCAATTGAAAAAATCATTGGAAGCTGTCGTTGAGTCTTGCGTAAATAACGTGGGCGTAGACGTAAATACGGCTTCAGCGGCGTTATTGTCACATGTTGCGGGCATTGGTCCGGCACTTGCGAAAGGGATCGTTGAAGCTCGTAAGAAAACATTGTTCAGCGACCGCCAAGAGCTTTTGAAAGTTCCGAAGTTTTCGGCAAAAGTATTTGAACAAGCCGCGGGTTTCTTACGTATTCCTGCAAGTAAGCAAGTTCTTGATAGCACAGGTATTCACCCCGAGCGCTATCAGGCCGTGACCGATATGGCGAAAGATCTTGGTGTGTCGTTGTCCGAAATTATCGGCGAAGGCGCTAAAAAGCTGGTGGCTCAAAGAACAAAATGGGCGCAACTGGTGGGTGAGTTCACCTTTGATGACATCGTTAAAGAGCTAGAAAAACCAGGCCGCGATCCACGTGATCCATTTAAAGTTTTCCAATTCCGTGATGACATCATGGAAGTGAAAGACCTTAAAGAAGGCATGGTGTGCCCCGGTATCGTGACCAATGTTACTAACTTTGGTGCGTTCGTAGATATCGGTGTTCACCAAGATGGTTTGGTGCATATTTCAGCTTTATCGCACAAGTTTGTTGATGATCCACGCAAAGTCGTGAATCCAGGTGATCATGTGATGGTGAAGGTTTTGAAAGTCGATACCGTGAAAAACCAAATTTCTTTGACCATGAAAATGGAAGACGCCCCAGAAGCGTCAGCTCCTCGTGGCGAACGCCGTCCAGATCAAAGAAATGCGGGGGGGCCTAGACCTCAAGGGGGGCGTCCTGGTCAAGGGGGTCCTCGTGGTGAGCGCGATCGCGACAACCGCGGTGGGGCGCCGGGCGGAAAACCTCCGGGCAATCCATTTAACAATCCATTTGCAGCACTTTTAAACGTTAATAATACGAATAAAAAATAA
- a CDS encoding CoA-binding protein, which produces MTETVAILGASDNPERYAHKAMKMLQEYGHKVYPVNPHIDKIDELNVTPSLTALPESVDTLTLYVNPQRLQPYLDQIKKLHPKRVIFNPGTESTEFAEELEKAGIETTEACTMVLLRTNQF; this is translated from the coding sequence ATGACTGAAACCGTCGCTATCTTGGGAGCCAGTGACAATCCAGAACGCTATGCTCACAAAGCCATGAAGATGCTGCAAGAGTATGGCCACAAAGTATATCCCGTAAATCCCCACATCGATAAAATTGACGAGTTGAACGTCACACCTTCTTTAACGGCTTTACCTGAAAGTGTGGACACGCTGACTCTGTATGTGAATCCCCAGCGCTTGCAGCCTTACTTAGATCAAATCAAAAAGCTGCACCCCAAAAGAGTGATCTTTAATCCAGGGACAGAATCAACAGAATTTGCAGAAGAACTAGAAAAAGCCGGAATTGAAACCACCGAGGCGTGCACGATGGTTTTATTAAGAACAAATCAGTTTTGA